A genomic stretch from Candidatus Nitrososphaera gargensis Ga9.2 includes:
- a CDS encoding Fe(2+)-trafficking protein has product MSKTCAKCGKIIEEIVDDPVADKYPACAACWKEWTTYAVMVMNEMRLDMSLPEHRKVLRKYERAFFGLEKGIGEIEKKPDNPESHHGHHH; this is encoded by the coding sequence ATGAGCAAGACCTGCGCAAAATGCGGCAAGATCATTGAAGAGATCGTTGACGACCCGGTGGCCGACAAGTACCCTGCATGCGCTGCATGCTGGAAAGAGTGGACCACTTATGCAGTCATGGTAATGAACGAAATGAGGCTTGACATGTCCCTTCCAGAGCACAGAAAAGTCCTGCGCAAATACGAGCGCGCGTTCTTTGGGCTTGAAAAGGGCATTGGCGAGATCGAGAAAAAACCAGACAACCCAGAAAGTCATCACGGCCACCACCACTGA
- a CDS encoding adenylosuccinate synthetase, with translation MPCLVTVGGFYGDEGKGKIIAYLARKDNPSIAVRGGVGPNAGHTFTFEGKEYKVRMLPSAALNPTTRLLIGAGVLVNPQVLLKEIAMFQSDDRTFVDAQCGIIEQAHIDRDKGEDHLKSKVGTTGTGTGPANADRALRTLKLAKDIPELSLYIEDVSNSVNCALENNENVLVEGTQGTYLSLFHGGYPYVTSKDVTASGICSDIGIGPKRVDDVLVVFKAYVTRVGGGPLQNELSEDEAKKRGWLEFGSVTGRQRRASPFDMDLAKKAIRINSATQLAVTKMDVLYPQCASVRDYAKLPAEAKKFIENIEGETGLKVTLIGTGPELYDVIDRRL, from the coding sequence ATGCCGTGTCTTGTGACAGTCGGCGGATTTTATGGCGATGAGGGAAAGGGCAAGATTATCGCGTATCTGGCAAGAAAGGACAACCCTTCGATTGCAGTCAGGGGAGGGGTTGGCCCGAACGCCGGCCACACGTTCACTTTTGAAGGCAAGGAATACAAAGTGCGCATGCTGCCAAGCGCCGCGCTCAACCCGACGACAAGGCTCCTGATCGGCGCAGGCGTGCTCGTCAACCCACAGGTGCTGCTAAAAGAGATTGCGATGTTCCAGTCAGACGACAGGACTTTTGTTGACGCCCAGTGCGGCATCATCGAGCAGGCGCATATTGACCGGGACAAAGGAGAGGATCACCTCAAGAGCAAGGTAGGCACTACTGGCACGGGGACCGGCCCGGCAAACGCGGACAGGGCGCTCCGTACGCTCAAGTTGGCCAAAGACATCCCGGAATTATCGCTTTACATTGAAGACGTCAGCAATTCCGTCAACTGTGCCCTTGAAAACAACGAAAACGTGCTGGTTGAAGGCACGCAGGGCACGTACCTGTCGCTGTTCCACGGCGGATACCCTTACGTCACTTCAAAGGACGTGACTGCGTCTGGCATCTGCTCCGATATTGGCATAGGGCCGAAAAGGGTTGACGACGTGCTTGTTGTGTTCAAGGCCTACGTCACCCGCGTAGGCGGCGGACCACTCCAGAATGAGTTGAGCGAAGACGAAGCTAAAAAGCGCGGCTGGCTAGAGTTTGGCAGCGTCACCGGCAGACAGAGGAGGGCGTCCCCCTTTGACATGGATCTTGCCAAAAAGGCGATCAGAATCAACAGTGCGACACAGCTAGCTGTGACCAAGATGGACGTGCTGTACCCGCAGTGCGCCAGCGTGCGCGATTATGCCAAGCTGCCTGCGGAGGCGAAAAAGTTCATCGAGAACATTGAAGGGGAAACGGGCCTGAAGGTGACCCTCATTGGCACGGGCCCCGAACTCTACGACGTGATCGACCGCCGGCTATAG